The following are from one region of the Tachysurus fulvidraco isolate hzauxx_2018 chromosome 15, HZAU_PFXX_2.0, whole genome shotgun sequence genome:
- the LOC113639465 gene encoding BAH and coiled-coil domain-containing protein 1 isoform X1 — MESRDFGAPTHLLSERGALVHRAASRITSSGHGTVQHAAAFPPGKYYPSHLPMSTHSGSGLMGNSSASFMGTFLASSLGSSPSHPPHPSRPPSSPSSPPCRGGPHSTASQIWFPHSHEAAPGYPRFSGSLAHTFLPISHLDHHANSGVLYGQHHFYDTQKENFYLRSLPSQPPLISANHSIPPMSRTEPGNTQVSCSRDTGSAVNLHKSLKEASIDKGMVSGTKDKERPSSKHDSKDRHSHNQHPQPQHLHSHQPQHHSHHPSTMDNLNAMERHKASLLMEYKDHSQSMSKPLSACLLNGKMQNGDSRAEVGSKGSMPSCGGESMGRGPGDSTNAQARHMGNSSTGRCTKEAVSGEMRISEQPPPDCVERGQVLHQSLSYSVPPPLPVGSATGGGHPGSFHCLQFHTGHPHHTQHPHHSHHSHHHPDFFCPPPPAPITNSSLHEKGVGSSGAREPKATRPTFVPSVGHLGEKAGGPFQLGNPECQGVAGGGSSTKEKAMEKTSGGVGHSGNWHRKHQEHQHQQQQPAPQKQHPYRKAEKAPDWMHNNDHHLQQQQQSHPRQHQAVRSHSADCINGIDTEVYRSALTQEPKTGHLLTHLSNVNPQSFRDCSHSGSTPNSSPLAKTISQQGPGSGGGSCSMQREGQKVARIRHQQHGRTGSGAPSAELGQTSNSQEMKRKMDMSPYGYNNSSQHHSHQQSPVPPWAMHPHHIHLEEDQRRVYMESVSGPASVRQQPHQHQSAGMGPPPAPAQNQQEVLGPQGEGSAMKNLLKYSNQQQPLLLSQKTPFGGLGSIKMGPNSTNCTLQSVKTTLPSRKVITSESERHDCGGRSREIGEVAHGEGEVRQPPVGIAVAVARQKEPTCRPPDNHPSSCQGRIHSGMKGASRPMYPTDSSREEDRKRMNGEHMGISGGHPCLDREQESFIRDNKERVEFARIHPSNSCRGDIPSHLMVPSGTSLQSGQLGDPAAHAHSAHHHWMPRTASPSLWMTGHSYGISHTSLHQNLPPGFSATMPAPLQPVLPLPQDPSAQLVVLPTEPTSHPATHHLDVMEQPGLWPPVYRARGPPSHMQHPAVYSRSQFLRQQELYALQQHQQLQHQQHPGHQQLPQPPQQHRGAHSIEPQHRNTHNQMQKKPEDHGACAVDLQDILSEPRNPKATKSYTFGSSNRATSPPRASAAHMSPCCQSPCMHPHPKSTPSTPCPVPSPAATVPCSPAISPAPSQLPNITETQDKRAKGQPPQDYPQTMEPDLPPGYSYPAITMGYRSGPSSQDVQLAEPAELEAIPVEPVEHAPAPMSSIGEGPECHAIVRPITESQLPLDKKSEEEQAQEQAQAALEQNGEPDTVGCSVPVEHEQAQGEAAMLSCHPEESSVCEAAPCPGSWLEEAVHKDSTIVCQEDGDLLEKENVVSELNAQTATVPEHTCVPLNPADLQPSTGTEVVAKEIEKEAQEEDCVQIISPPSSPTSLTPFSQPIVPSYWSLELLIAAAFCGDCPPPSPPVSTTSQGCAVPFYSSTYGMELLSELADLERQQEHHSTDKNEGQEQLIFDLQSFATLAVARALELDSKANSIADAVKQCPAKRTLNLRRKCNWTPRHEPVCPVKGGMDAIDSQELAIRVRLADLQRRYKEKQKELVKLQRKHDHQKEETPRSPARRGPGRPRKRKSNGLGPMAPPESQKKVKSVGVVLLTEESGRGGGDLMKKRRLSNRSFGRLGAVQVTVSSSVKMQSSQKSSLHEHHITQLKSKTAVSKTIRERETLGSSHLYTSQRSPKADSRLSNMTANESEGQSDTGSGDSGTQESWKGLMNSKKKSEAALNRLSACVQQPQAKGQDATEEGETFAEDTESSEQEEEEAEGSYNIDASHIMKVPPSRELPSSSILKDPSPSSVVKLEVNQKAKNKRERQELYGSQLWSNAEGEVKVKKRPHCRSVPDNTTKTLGVRRRPGRPRLQEKLWAGHYRKPAGLLSFSSTSERLRRATRKSSMLRGVLSKKSCWSTVVQSPQSDDTCKRRTRFRQVHKQSKGRAVSRLLESFAADDGFQLGGDSSFSDEDEENSSSSTRRSPAPPNCILTKDMLIEGLKILISKEDELLYAARVRTLDLPDIYSIVIDGERGNRPRIYSLEQLLQEAVLDVRPETEAVLTEGTRVCAFWSERSRCLYPGYVRRGGSNDECKPGGVMVEFDDGDRGWISLRNIRLLPPGYQIHLDTESSPTLVSSGRLDKLVSCQDGRSSQIARSSEKTTNTEEAKTTEKPIRKPGRPKGSGMKRFASDSVSKTSSSPLTWPSLAQPRKRSSVNLFQLNGSASKKTMKNREAVFPHPSVSVTSSAKCIFNSRSFEVDSFSSIANGYSSFCSQTSGMPVDGRSSPYGQGRKSEESDIPRGRKNEFLIKLDHEGVMNPKNKSSKAMLMLGGSGFGSKGIGASPKPEAYSHPVLLVKDKRKGDSSRAELLPIQRKPSPTLLMSKHGDMGLSCHRDCHSSYSDMDEEDEEEEERRRRSDSVLGPASGGMRMAGRFLPHLSVSSSSSGSSSSSSSGSISSSSICSSDNDSSYSSEDDENSTLLLQSCLTPHHSLLHPHKAPTGPTQHSFVAKAMAVSSTKGGNVDSAVRKPLKRKECLSSSTKPSKDLVKRQKLLADHSRPKLSSCMPARQLWRWSGNPTQRRGLKGKARKLYFKSIVRGRDTVHVGDCAVFLSAGRPHLPYIGRIESFWETWSSSMVVKVKWFYHPEETNLGKSLHDGKHALYQSCHEDENDVQTISHKCQVVSRKEYELLSRNRKPGSSLQDLYYQAGTYDPTSGQLLTADGMSILC; from the exons CAGCCCCAGGGTACCCACGCTTCTCAGGAAGTCTAGCCCACACATTCCTTCCTATAAGTCATTTGGATCACCATGCCAACAGTGGGGTTCTCTATGGTCAACACCATTTTTATGACACCCAAAAAG AAAACTTCTACTTGAGAAGCCTTCCTTCCCAACCTCCACTCATTTCAGCCAATCACAGCATTCCGCCCATGTCAAGGACAGAGCCAGGGAACACCCAGGTTTCTTGCAGTAGAGACACAGGAAGCGCTGTAAACTTGCACAAGAGTCTTAAGGAAGCCAGTATAGACAAAGGCATGGTCTCAGGAACAAAGGACAAAGAAAGGCCCAGCAGTAAGCATGATTCAAAAGATCGCCACTCCCATAACCAACATCCGCAACCCCAGCACCTCCACTCACACCAGCCTCAACACCATTCTCATCACCCTTCCACTATGGACAACTTGAATGCCATGGAGAGGCACAAAGCTTCCTTACTTATGGAGTACAAGGACCATTCACAGAGCATGAGTAAACCTCTTAGTGCCTGTCTACTTAATGGAAAGATGCAGAATGGAGACTCTCGGGCTGAGGTTGGGTCCAAAGGATCCATGCCTAGTTGTGGAGGAGAGAGCATGGGTAGGGGTCCTGGAGACTCAACAAATGCACAAGCCAGACACATGGGTAACAGCAGTACTGGGCGCTGTACTAAAGAAGCTGTGAGTGGTGAGATGAGAATCAGTGAGCAGCCCCCTCCTGACTGTGTAGAAAGGGGTCAGGTGTTACATCAGTCGTTGTCCTACTCTGTGCCTCCTCCTTTGCCTGTGGGCTCAGCAACTGGTGGGGGGCATCCAGGCAGCTTTCACTGTTTACAGTTCCATACTGGTCATCCACATCACACCCAACACCCACACCACAGCCATCACTCCCACCATCACCCGGATTTTTTCTGCCCCCCTCCTCCTGCCCCAATAACCAATTCTTCCTTACATGAAAAGGGGGTTGGCAGCAGTGGGGCAAGAGAACCCAAAGCAACCAGACCCACATTTGTACCATCTGTGGGCCACCTTGGGGAGAAAGCTGGAGGTCCCTTTCAACTGGGAAACCCTGAATGTCAGGGTGTGGCTGGTGGGGGAAGCAGTACCAAAGAAAAGGCAATGGAAAAGACAAGTGGGGGTGTGGGGCATTCTGGGAACTGGCACCGAAAACATCAGGAGCATCAACATCAACAGCAGCAGCCTGCACCACAAAAGCAGCATCCCTACCGAAAAGCAGAAAAAGCCCCTGACTGGATGCACAACAATGATCACCACttacagcaacagcagcagagCCATCCTCGGCAGCATCAGGCTGTGCGCTCTCATAGTGCAGACTGCATCAATGGCATAGACACAGAGGTGTATAGATCCGCTCTGACACAGGAGCCCAAAACTGGCCATCTGTTAACTCATCTTAGTAATGTTAATCCACAATCCTTTAGGGATTGCTCACATTCTGGGTCAACTCCAAACTCCTCACCCCTTGCAAAGACCATATCGCAGCAAGGGCCTGGTTCTGGAGGTGGGAGCTGCTCCATGCAGAGAGAAGGCCAAAAGGTAGCCCGTATCCGCCACCAGCAGCATGGCAGAACAGGTTCAGGTGCTCCCTCAGCAGAGCTGGGGCAGACCAGTAACAGTCAAGAGATGAAGCGGAAAATGGACATGTCTCCGTATGGTTATAATAACAGTTCACAGCATCATTCACATCAGCAATCACCTGTGCCACCATGGGCAATGCACCCCCATCATATCCACCTGGAGGAGGATCAGCGCAGGGTTTACATGGAGTCTGTCAGTGGACCTGCCAGCGTTAGGCAGCAGCCCCATCAACACCAGTCGGCTGGAATGGGTCCCCCACCTGCTCCTGCACAGAACCAGCAGGAGGTTTTGGGTCCACAGGGAGAGGGTAGTGCCATGAAAAACCTTCTTAAGTATAGCAACCAGCAGCAGCCTCTTCTTCTGTCCCAGAAAACCCCATTTGGTGGACTGGGAAGCATCAAAATGGGACCTAACAGCACAAACTGCACCTTGCAGTCTGTCAAAACAACCCTGCCTTCCAGGAAAGTCATAACCAGTGAGAGTGAACGCCATGACTGTGGAGGACGAAGCAGGGAGATTGGGGAAGTAGCTCATGGTGAGGGGGAGGTGCGGCAACCTCCTGTGGGTATCGCAGTTGCTGTGGCGCGGCAGAAAGAACCAACTTGCAGACCTCCTGACAACCATCCAAGCAGCTGCCAGGGTCGGATCCACTCTGGTATGAAAG gcGCTTCACGGCCCATGTATCCCACAGACTCATCCAGAGAGGAGGACAGAAAGAGAATGAATGGGGAACACATGGGCATCAGTGGGGGTCATCCATGCCTGGACAGAGAGCAAGAATCATTTATCAG GGACAACAAGGAAAGGGTTGAATTTGCAAGGATCCATCCCTCCAATAGTTGTCGTGGTGACATTCCCTCTCATTTGATGGTGCCTAGTGGAACGTCCCTTCAGTCAGGCCAATTGGGAGACCCTGCTGCACATGCACACTCGGCACACCACCACTGGATGCCTCGCACAGCAAGTCCTTCCCTTTGGATGACAGGCCATTCCTATG GAATAAGCCACACCAGTCTCCACCAGAATCTTCCCCCTGGTTTCTCTGCAACTATGCCTGCTCCACTCCAGCCTGTATTGCCCCTGCCTCAGGACCCTTCCGCCCAGCTAGTTGTGTTACCTACTGAGCCTACTTCCCATCCAGCCACGCATCACTTAG ATGTGATGGAGCAGCCGGGTCTATGGCCTCCAGTGTACAGGGCCCGGGGGCCTCCCTCCCACATGCAGCATCCCGCTGTGTACTCTCGCTCCCAGTTTCTAAGGCAACAAGAACTGTATGCACTCCAGCAACATCAGCAGCTGCAGCATCAGCAACATCCTGGCCATCAGCAACTGCCTCAACCACCACAGCAACACCGAGGAGCACACAGCATAGAGCCTCAGCACAGAAATACTCACAACCAG ATGCAGAAGAAACCTGAGGACCATGGTGCATGTGCTGTGGACTTACAGGACATCCTCTCTGAGCCCAGGAACCCCAAAGCTACCAAGTCGTATACCTTTGGCTCTTCGAACAGGGCTACATCGCCACCCAGGGCCTCTGCCGCACACATGTCGCCATGTTGTCAGTCACCATGTATGCATCCTCATCCAAAAAGCACACCCTCCACCCCTTGCCCTGTCCCAAGTCCTGCTGCTACTGTGCCCTGCTCCCCTGCTATTAGCCCAGCTCCATCACAGCTACCCAACATAACAGAAACTCAGGACAAGAGAGCAAAGGGCCAGCCACCACAAGACTACCCTCAGACTATGGAACCAG atcTTCCACCAGGATACAGCTATCCTGCAATCACCATGGGATACAGAAGTGGGCCCTCATCACAGGATGTACAACTAGCTGAACCAGCTGAGCTCGAAGCCATTCCAGTTGAGCCAGTTGAGCATGCTCCAGCCCCTATGTCCAGTATTGGGGAAGGGCCAGAGTGCCATGCAATAGTAAGACCCATCACAGAGTCTCAGCTGCCACTGGATAAAAAGAGTGAGGAAGAGCAGGCACAAGAGCAGGCACAAGCTGCACTGGAGCAGAATGGAGAGCCGGATACAGTGGGCTGCTCTGTGCCTGTGGAACATGAACAAGCACAGGGAGAGGCAGCAATGCTCAGTTGCCATCCTGAAGAGTCATCAGTCTGTGAAGCAGCACCGTGTCCCGGTAGCTGGTTAGAGGAAGCAGTACATAAAGACTCGACCATAGTCTGTCAGGAGGATGGTGACCTTCTTGAGAAGGAAAATGTTGTTTCTGAGCTGAATGCACAGACGGCCACAGTTCCCGAACACACATGTGTTCCACTTAATCCAGCTGACCTCCAACCCAGCACAGGCACTGAGGTAGTGGCAAAAGAGATAGAAAAGGAAGCTCAGGAGGAAGACTGTGTCCAAATTATCTCTCCTCCATCATCTCCTACCAGTCTCACTCCATTCTCACAGCCAATTGTGCCAAGTTATTGGAGCCTGGAGCTCCTGATTGCCGCCGCTTTCTGCGGCGACTGCCCTCCCCCCTCCCCACCTGTTTCCACCACTTCTCAGGGCTGTGCTGTCCCCTTCTATTCCAGTACATATGGCATGGAGCTCCTCAGTGAGCTGGCTGATCTGGAGCGCCAACAGGAACACCACAGTACAGACAAAAATGAAG GACAAGAGCAACTGATATTTGACCTCCAGAGTTTCGCTACCTTGGCAGTGGCTCGTGCCCTGGAGTTGGACTCCAAGGCAAACAGTATTGCAGATGCTGTGAAGCAGTGTCCAGCCAAAAGAACCCTAAACCTGCGGCGAAAATGCAATTGGACTCCTCGCCATGAGCCT GTGTGTCCTGTGAAGGGTGGTATGGATGCTATAGACAGTCAGGAATTGGCTATACGAGTGAGGCTGGCAGATTTGCAACGACGCtacaaagagaaacagaaggagTTAGTCAAGCTTCAGAGGAAGCATGACCACCA GAAAGAGGAGACTCCTCGAAGTCCTGCACGTCGGGGCCCTGGACGACCACGAAAGCGGAAATCAAACGGTCTAGGGCCCATGGCTCCCCCTGAATCCCAAAAGAAAGTCAA GTCTGTGGGGGTGGTGCTACTGACAGAGGAGTCAGGAAGAGGAGGTGGGGATttgatgaagaagaggaggctGTCCAACAGGAGCTTTGGTCGTCTTGGAGCTGTACAGGTTACTGTCTCTTCCTCA GTTAAGATGCAGTCCTCTCAAAAGAGCAGCCTCCACGAGCACCACATAACACAGCTGAAGTCCAAAACTGCTGTCAGTAAAACCATCCGGGAGCGAGAAACCTTGGGGTCTTCTCACTTGTACACTTCTCAGCGCAGCCCAAAAGCAGATTCCAGACTCTCTAACATGACGGCCAACGAGTCTGAAGGCCAAAGTGACACAG GAAGTGGAGACAGCGGCACTCAGGAGAGCTGGAAGGGCCTGATGAATAGTAAGAAGAAAAGCGAGGCAGCTTTAAATCGACTTTCAGCCTGTGTGCAGCAGCCTCAGGCCAAAGGACAGGATGCAACAGAGGAAGGGGAAACCTTTGCAGAGGATACAGAGTCCTCTGAGCAAG AAGAGGAGGAAGCAGAAGGCAGTTACAACATCGATGCAAGCCATATCATGAAAGTCCCACCCTCCAGGGAGCTCCCATCCAGCTCCATCCTAAAAGACCCCTCCCCTTCCTCTGTTGTGAAACTGGAAGTCAATCAGAAGGCAAAGAATAAAAGAGAACGGCAGGAGCTGTATG GGTCCCAACTTTGGTCGAATGCAGAAGGTGAGGTGAAAGTAAAGAAAAGGCCCCACTGCAGGTCAGTGCCAGACAATACAACTAAGACCTTGGGGGTGAGGAGGAGACCAGGTCGTCCAAGACTACAGGAAAAGCTGTGGGCCGGTCACTATCGGAAACCTGCAGGCCTCTTGTCTTTCTCCAGTACCAGCGAGAGGTTGAGGCGAGCCACACGGAAGAGCTCCATGCTCCGTGGAGTGCTTAGCAAG AAGAGTTGTTGGTCAACTGTGGTCCAGTCTCCTCAGAGTGATGACACCTGTAAACGGCGGACCAGATTTCGACAGGTGCATAAACAA tctaaaGGGCGCGCAGTCAGTCGTCTATTGGAAAGCTTTGCAGCAGACGATGGCTTCCAGCTGGGTGGAGACAGCAGTTTCtctgatgaggatgaggagaacTCTTCGTCAAGCACCAGACGTTCTCCCG CTCCTCCAAACTGTATACTGACCAAAGACATGCTGATTGAAGGACTGAAAATCCTCATCAGTAAAGAAGATGAGCTTCTGTACGCCGCCCGTGTGAGAACTCTAGATCTGCCTGACAT cTACAGCATTGTTATcgatggagagagaggaaacCGCCCCAGAATCTACTCCCTGGAGCAGCTCTTGCAGGAAGCA GTTTTGGATGTGCGTCCTGAAACAGAGGCAGTGCTGACCGAGGGGACGAGAGTGTGTGCCTTCTGGAGTGAGCGCTCACGATGTCTTTACCCAGGCTATGTGCGCAGGG GTGGCTCTAATGATGAGTGTAAGCCAGGTGGAGTGATGGTAGAGTTTGATGATGGGGACAGAGGATGGATCTCTCTCCGTAACATTCGTCTCCTTCCACCTGGATACCAGATTCATT TAGATACTGAGTCCAGTCCAACTCTGGTTTCCAGTGGTCGATTAGACAAGTTAGTTTCATGTCAGGATGGAAGAAGCTCACAGATTGCAAGATCCTCTGAGAAAACAACTAACACAGAGGAAGCCAAAACCACAGAAAAGCCAATAAGAAAACCAG GGAGACCTAAAGGTTCAGGAATGAAGAGGTTTGCCTCTGATAGTGTCTCCAAAACCTCATCATCTCCCCTTACCTGGCCATCATTAGCTCAGCCTAGAAAGAGGTCATCTGTCAATTTATTTCAACTTAATGGTTCAGCATCCAAGAAGACAATGAAGAACAGAGAGGCAGTGTTTCCTCATCCTTCAGTCTCTGTGACATCATCAGCCAAATGCATCTTCAATAGCAGGTCTTTTGAGGTGGACTCTTTCAGTAGTATTGCTAATGGCTACTCATCTTTCTGCAGCCAGACATCTGGCATGCCTGTAGATGGCAGAAGCAGCCCCTATGGGCAGGGCAGAAAGTCTGAGGAATCGGACATTCCTCGAGGAAGGAAAAATGAATTCCTGATCAAGCTGGATCACGAAGGAGTAATGAATCCCAAAAACAAGAGCAGCAAGGCTATGCTAATGTTAGGAGGTTCTGGATTTGGATCTAAAGGTATAGGTGCTTCACCCAAGCCTGAAGCATATTCCCACCCAGTTCTGTTGGTAAAGGACAAACGGAAGGGAGACAGTTCTCGGGCAGAGCTCCTACCAATCCAGAGAAAGCCATCCCCAACTTTGCTAATGAGCAAGCATGGAGACATGGGCCTTAGTTGCCACAGGGACTGTCATAGCTCTTATTCAGACATggatgaggaagatgaagaagaagaggaaaggaggagaagaagtgATTCAGTTCTGGGCCCAGCCTCTGGTGGCATGAGGATGGCTGGTCGTTTTCTCCCCCACCTCTCTGTTTCCTCATCTTCTTCAGGGTCATCTAGCTCTTCTAGTTCAGGTTCTATTTCCAGTTCCAGCATCTGCTCATCTGACAATGACTCCTCCTATAGTTCTGAGGATGATGAGAACTCCACACTGCTCTTACAGAGCTGCCTAACACCACATCACTCCCTGCTCCATCCCCATAAAGCTCCAACTGGACCCACACAGCATTCATTTGTGGCCAAAGCTATGGCTGTCTCTAGCACCAAAGGTGGGAATGTTGACAGTGCTGTCCGCAAGCCCCTAAAGAGGAAAGAGTGCCTCAGTTCATCCACCAAACCATCCAAAGACCTGGTCAAGAGACAAAAGCTTCTGGCTGACCATAGCAGGCCCAAATTGTCTTCTTGCATGCCAGCAAGGCAACTGTGGAGATGGTCCGGGAATCCCACACAG AGACGTGGGCTAAAAGGGAAAGCACGTAAGCTCTACTTTAAGTCCATAGTCCGGGGCAGGGACACAGTGCATGTAGGAGACTGTGCAGTGTTCCTGTCAGCTGGTCGTCCCCACCTACCCTACATTGGCCGCATTGAGAGCTTCTGGGAGACCTGGTCTAGCAGCATGGTAGTCAAGGTCAAGTGGTTCTACCATCCTGAAGAGACCAATCTTGGCAAGAGTCTTCATGATGGCAAG CATGCCCTCTATCAATCATGCCATGAGGATGAGAATGACGTGCAGACAATCTCTCATAAGTGCCAGGTTGTGAGCCGTAAGGAATATGAGCTTCTGAGCCGCAACAGGAAGCCTGGTAGCAGCCTTCAGGATCTCTACTACCAGGCTGGTACCTATGACCCCACCAGTGGCCAGCTGCTCACTGCAGATGGAATGTCTATTCTCTGCTAG